A region from the Saccharomonospora azurea NA-128 genome encodes:
- a CDS encoding aminotransferase class V-fold PLP-dependent enzyme: MRTAFGAEFDVVECYLNTPTVGVPPVHVADAVEEFVRNWRTGELRAADFDAVVDETREAFGRLVGVPGERVAVGSAASQLVGLVAQGVPDGCRVLVAEGEFTSVSFPFAAQADRGVKITEVPLRDVPGAVAEHDLVAVSVVQSAGGAVLDVEALRAAAETAEVPVLLDVTQAAGWMPLRLDWADWVVGAGYKWLLAPRGAAWLAVHPRAADRTRPVAASWYAGDDRWNSIYGLPLRLADGARRFDVSPAWPAFAGAAPALSYLASLDLEAVRAHGVALADRLRVAVDLPAQASPIVALSAPRAVERLSEAGVVASARAGRARVGFHIHNTGADVDRVVRALG, encoded by the coding sequence ATGAGAACCGCCTTCGGTGCCGAGTTCGACGTCGTCGAGTGCTACCTGAACACGCCGACCGTGGGTGTTCCGCCGGTGCACGTCGCCGACGCCGTGGAGGAGTTCGTGCGGAACTGGCGCACGGGCGAGTTGCGCGCGGCCGACTTCGACGCGGTCGTGGACGAGACCCGCGAAGCCTTCGGGCGCCTCGTCGGGGTGCCCGGCGAGCGCGTGGCCGTGGGATCGGCCGCCTCACAGCTCGTCGGACTCGTGGCGCAGGGCGTGCCGGACGGTTGTCGCGTTCTGGTCGCCGAGGGCGAGTTCACGAGCGTGTCCTTCCCGTTCGCCGCGCAGGCCGACCGAGGCGTGAAGATCACCGAGGTGCCGTTGCGTGACGTGCCCGGAGCGGTCGCGGAGCACGACCTGGTCGCGGTCAGCGTCGTGCAGTCGGCCGGCGGGGCCGTGCTCGACGTGGAGGCGCTGAGGGCGGCCGCCGAGACGGCCGAGGTCCCCGTGCTGCTCGACGTCACCCAGGCCGCGGGCTGGATGCCGCTACGACTCGACTGGGCCGACTGGGTGGTCGGGGCCGGGTACAAGTGGCTGCTGGCGCCCCGGGGCGCGGCCTGGCTCGCCGTGCATCCGAGGGCGGCCGACCGCACCCGCCCCGTGGCCGCGTCCTGGTACGCGGGGGACGACCGGTGGAACAGCATCTACGGCCTGCCGCTGCGACTGGCCGACGGTGCGCGCCGATTCGACGTCTCCCCGGCCTGGCCCGCGTTCGCCGGTGCCGCCCCGGCGTTGTCCTACCTCGCGTCCCTCGATCTCGAGGCGGTGCGGGCCCACGGTGTCGCCCTCGCCGACCGGCTTCGGGTCGCGGTCGACCTTCCCGCGCAGGCCAGTCCCATCGTGGCGTTGTCGGCGCCGCGGGCCGTGGAGCGGCTGTCGGAGGCGGGGGTGGTCGCCAGTGCCAGGGCGGGACGGGCGCGGGTGGGATTCCATATCCACAACACCGGTGCCGACGTCGACCGGGTGGTGCGCGCGCTCGGGTGA
- a CDS encoding ferritin-like domain-containing protein: MQHVTSRSGRSGLDRRSFLRAVAFTALAVPATTGLTACTSGYDDAPDPLRPLWLQAEEQAKLARQLATGSPERRDAVSVVADVRAAHAKALRAEVERLNRPVPEEGAAPEADQGGDVWASLAQARDDALGLLPGLPRHRAGLVGSVAAGCAAALELGQGPAPDEPSLDVTSVTELEDDTAEALQRALGAEHAAVWVYSLVRAFLDADYDGGIARGERAHLERRDECERLLTSAGRTPRPAEPAYVLADPVTDAASAARAVATAEADAATGWHGVLERTDEKTVRTFAAHCLVSAATRGVHWREAAELRPLVPPLPGRETTAD; encoded by the coding sequence ATGCAACACGTGACTTCCCGATCCGGCAGATCCGGGCTCGACAGGCGCAGCTTCCTGCGGGCCGTCGCGTTCACCGCGCTGGCCGTTCCGGCCACCACCGGTCTCACGGCGTGTACGTCCGGATACGACGACGCGCCCGACCCGTTGCGCCCGCTGTGGTTGCAGGCCGAGGAGCAGGCGAAGCTCGCCAGGCAGCTCGCCACGGGGTCGCCCGAGCGCCGGGACGCGGTGAGCGTGGTGGCGGACGTGCGCGCGGCGCACGCGAAGGCGCTACGGGCGGAGGTCGAACGGCTGAACCGCCCCGTGCCCGAGGAAGGAGCCGCACCCGAGGCGGACCAGGGTGGTGACGTCTGGGCGTCGCTGGCGCAGGCCCGGGACGACGCGTTGGGCCTGCTCCCCGGCCTGCCGAGGCACCGCGCCGGGCTGGTGGGGTCGGTGGCCGCGGGCTGCGCGGCGGCCCTCGAACTCGGTCAGGGTCCCGCACCCGACGAACCCTCTCTCGACGTGACGTCGGTGACGGAGCTGGAGGACGACACCGCGGAGGCACTGCAGAGGGCGCTGGGCGCCGAACACGCGGCCGTCTGGGTCTACAGCCTCGTGCGGGCGTTCCTCGACGCCGACTACGACGGCGGCATCGCCCGCGGCGAGCGCGCGCACCTGGAGCGGCGCGACGAGTGTGAACGGCTGCTGACGTCCGCCGGGCGCACCCCTCGCCCGGCCGAGCCCGCCTACGTGCTCGCGGATCCGGTGACCGACGCGGCCTCCGCGGCGCGCGCCGTCGCCACCGCCGAGGCCGACGCCGCGACCGGCTGGCACGGCGTGCTCGAACGGACCGACGAGAAGACGGTGCGCACCTTCGCCGCCCACTGCCTCGTCAGCGCGGCCACCCGGGGCGTGCACTGGCGCGAGGCGGCCGAGCTCCGACCGCTCGTCCCGCCGCTGCCGGGCCGGGAGACCACCGCGGACTGA
- the rimP gene encoding ribosome maturation factor RimP produces the protein MPNELASRLEPLVAEAVGAAGVDLDALDVQQAGRRKLVKVVVDSDDGVELDQVAEISRAVSQVLDQHEHLIAGAYTLEVTSPGLDRPLTKPRHWRRARFRLVRVTPHEGSAFVGRVGAESEDSVRILVDKQIRDLRYADVRKAVVEVEFKQPPADELKLLEDDGCGKIGEGTETKEESR, from the coding sequence GTGCCCAACGAACTCGCCAGCAGGCTGGAGCCACTCGTGGCCGAAGCCGTCGGGGCCGCGGGTGTCGATCTCGATGCGCTGGACGTCCAACAGGCGGGCAGGCGCAAGCTGGTGAAGGTGGTGGTCGACAGCGACGACGGTGTCGAACTCGACCAGGTCGCGGAGATCAGCAGGGCGGTGTCTCAGGTGCTCGACCAGCACGAACACCTGATCGCGGGGGCTTACACGCTCGAGGTGACCTCGCCGGGGCTCGACCGGCCGTTGACCAAGCCGCGCCACTGGCGCAGGGCGCGGTTCCGGTTGGTCCGCGTCACTCCGCACGAAGGTTCCGCTTTCGTGGGCCGTGTCGGTGCGGAAAGCGAGGACTCGGTGCGCATACTGGTGGACAAGCAGATCCGCGACCTGCGCTACGCCGACGTACGCAAGGCCGTCGTGGAGGTCGAGTTCAAGCAACCGCCTGCCGACGAGCTCAAGCTGCTGGAAGACGATGGTTGCGGCAAGATCGGTGAAGGCACCGAAACGAAGGAGGAGTCGAGGTGA
- the nusA gene encoding transcription termination factor NusA: MNVDIAALRAIEADKDIPFETVLEAIESALLTAYKHTEGHQPHARIDIDRKTGYVRVLAYTLDANGEVEEEWDDTPEGFGRIAAATARQVILQRLRDAEHEKTYGEFSAQEGEIVAGVVQRDAKANARGMVIVQVGDTEGVLPAAEQVAGESYEHGSRLKAYVVGVARSARGPQITLSRTHPNLVRKLFALEVPEIADGTVEITAVAREAGHRSKIAVRSTIPGVNAKGACIGHVGARVRNVMSELGGEKIDIIDYSEDPARFVGNALSPAKVVSVSVVDERARTARVVVPDFQLSLAIGKEGQNARLAARLTGWKIDIRSDAAPDPAESSVKRHPAATGSAD; the protein is encoded by the coding sequence GTGAACGTCGACATCGCGGCGTTGCGCGCGATCGAAGCGGACAAGGACATCCCCTTCGAAACGGTGCTGGAAGCCATCGAGAGTGCGCTGCTGACGGCGTACAAGCACACCGAGGGGCACCAGCCGCACGCGAGGATCGACATCGACCGCAAGACCGGCTACGTGCGTGTGCTGGCCTACACGCTCGACGCGAACGGTGAGGTCGAGGAGGAGTGGGACGACACTCCCGAGGGCTTCGGCCGCATCGCCGCCGCCACCGCGCGTCAGGTGATCCTCCAGCGGCTGCGGGACGCCGAGCACGAGAAGACCTACGGCGAGTTCTCGGCTCAGGAGGGCGAGATCGTGGCCGGCGTCGTGCAGCGGGACGCGAAGGCCAACGCCCGTGGCATGGTGATCGTCCAGGTCGGCGACACCGAGGGTGTGCTCCCCGCGGCCGAGCAGGTGGCCGGTGAGAGCTACGAGCACGGCTCGCGGCTCAAGGCCTACGTCGTCGGTGTCGCCCGCTCGGCGCGCGGCCCGCAGATCACGCTGTCGCGTACCCACCCGAACCTCGTGCGCAAGCTGTTCGCCCTGGAGGTCCCGGAGATCGCCGACGGCACGGTCGAGATCACGGCCGTCGCGCGGGAGGCCGGGCACCGGTCGAAGATCGCCGTGCGCTCCACGATCCCGGGCGTGAACGCCAAGGGCGCCTGCATCGGCCACGTCGGTGCGCGGGTGCGCAACGTGATGAGCGAGCTCGGCGGCGAGAAGATCGACATCATCGACTACTCCGAGGACCCGGCTCGGTTCGTCGGGAATGCTTTGTCGCCCGCGAAGGTTGTGTCGGTGAGTGTGGTCGACGAACGGGCCAGGACGGCCCGGGTCGTCGTGCCCGACTTCCAGTTGTCACTGGCGATCGGCAAGGAGGGGCAGAACGCCCGGCTCGCCGCCCGACTCACCGGTTGGAAGATCGATATCCGCAGTGATGCGGCTCCCGATCCGGCCGAGTCGAGCGTGAAGAGGCATCCCGCGGCGACCGGTTCCGCCGACTGA
- a CDS encoding YlxR family protein produces the protein MRHPQPTSTRRTDETSPVRLCVGCRQRESIGALSRVVASDGRLVVDERRRLPGRGAWLHPHPDCLSKAERRRAFPRALRVKGMLDTSSLRHHVERHTESKAGVDLPRPERTRKQVDPS, from the coding sequence GTGCGACACCCACAGCCGACTTCGACGCGACGTACGGACGAGACCTCGCCGGTCCGTCTGTGTGTCGGGTGTCGGCAACGGGAGTCGATCGGCGCGTTGTCCCGCGTTGTCGCATCGGACGGGCGGTTGGTGGTCGACGAACGTCGGCGACTGCCGGGCCGTGGAGCTTGGTTGCACCCGCACCCGGACTGCCTGTCCAAGGCCGAGCGGCGGCGGGCGTTCCCTCGGGCCCTTCGGGTTAAGGGGATGCTCGACACCAGCAGCCTGCGGCATCATGTGGAACGGCACACCGAGAGTAAGGCGGGCGTGGATTTGCCGCGCCCGGAACGGACAAGGAAGCAGGTCGACCCGTCATGA
- the infB gene encoding translation initiation factor IF-2 — protein sequence GGPGGGRGGGGPRGGGGGGFRPGGGGPGGGFRPGPGGGGGFRGGRGGPGGRGGTAGAFGRPGGPSRKGRKSKRQKRQEYMENMQAPSVGGVRLPKGNGETIRLPRGASLTDFAEKIDANPASLVQVLFHLGEMVTATQSVSEDVLELLGSEMNYNVQVVSPEEEDRELLETFDITYGEDAGGEEDLQARPPVVTVMGHVDHGKTRLLDTIRQAKVAEGEAGGITQHIGAYQVDTEVDGDRRVITFIDTPGHEAFTAMRARGAQATDIAVIVVAADDGVMPQTVEAINHAQAAKAPIVVAVNKIDVEGANPAKVRQQLTEYNLVAEEYGGETMFVDISAKKGENIDGLLEAIVLTADAALDLRANPDMEAQGVAIEAHLDRGRGPVATVLVQRGTLRVGDSVVAGDAYGRVRRMVDEYNRDVTEATPSRPVQVIGFTSVPRAGDTFLVVEEDRVARQIAERRQARIRNAENAARRKRVSLEDLDSALKETNTLNLIIKGDNSGTVEALEASLLQIDVGDEVELNVVHRGVGGVTESDIDLATASDAIVIGYNVRAQGKATERATREGVDVRYYTVIYQAIEEIEKALKGMLKPIYEEVELGKAEVRDVFKSSKVGTIAGCLVTTGEIRRNAKARLLRDDVVVAENLPVNSLRRFKDDVVEVREGFECGLTLGKFSDIKVGDVVETYELREKPRD from the coding sequence GTGGTGGCCCCGGTGGCGGTCGCGGTGGCGGCGGTCCTCGCGGTGGCGGCGGCGGTGGCTTCCGTCCCGGTGGCGGCGGCCCCGGTGGCGGTTTCCGTCCCGGTCCCGGTGGGGGCGGCGGTTTCCGCGGCGGTCGCGGCGGTCCCGGTGGCCGTGGCGGCACGGCGGGTGCGTTCGGCCGTCCCGGTGGTCCCTCGCGCAAGGGCCGCAAGTCGAAGCGGCAGAAGCGCCAGGAGTACATGGAGAACATGCAGGCGCCGTCGGTCGGCGGCGTGCGTCTGCCCAAGGGCAACGGCGAGACCATCCGGCTTCCGCGGGGTGCGTCTCTGACCGACTTCGCGGAGAAGATCGACGCGAACCCGGCCTCGTTGGTGCAGGTGCTGTTCCACCTCGGCGAGATGGTCACCGCGACGCAGTCCGTCTCCGAGGACGTGCTCGAGCTGCTCGGCTCGGAGATGAACTACAACGTCCAGGTGGTCAGCCCCGAGGAGGAGGACCGCGAGCTCCTGGAGACCTTCGACATCACCTACGGCGAGGACGCCGGCGGTGAGGAGGACCTCCAGGCCCGTCCGCCGGTGGTGACCGTCATGGGTCACGTCGACCACGGTAAGACCCGACTGCTGGACACCATCCGGCAGGCGAAGGTCGCCGAGGGTGAGGCCGGTGGCATCACCCAGCACATCGGCGCCTACCAGGTCGACACCGAGGTCGACGGCGACCGCAGGGTCATCACCTTCATCGACACCCCGGGTCACGAGGCGTTCACCGCCATGCGTGCCCGTGGTGCGCAGGCCACCGACATCGCCGTGATCGTGGTCGCGGCCGACGACGGTGTCATGCCGCAGACGGTGGAGGCCATCAACCACGCTCAGGCCGCCAAGGCGCCGATCGTGGTCGCGGTCAACAAGATCGACGTCGAGGGCGCGAACCCGGCGAAGGTGCGTCAGCAGCTCACCGAGTACAACCTCGTGGCCGAGGAGTACGGCGGCGAGACGATGTTCGTCGACATCTCCGCCAAGAAGGGCGAGAACATCGACGGTCTGCTCGAAGCGATCGTGCTGACCGCCGACGCGGCGCTGGACCTCCGGGCCAACCCGGACATGGAGGCCCAGGGTGTGGCCATCGAGGCGCACCTCGACCGCGGTCGTGGTCCGGTGGCGACCGTGCTGGTGCAGCGGGGCACGCTGCGCGTGGGTGACTCGGTGGTGGCCGGCGACGCCTACGGTCGTGTGCGGCGCATGGTCGACGAGTACAACCGCGACGTCACCGAGGCGACGCCGTCGAGGCCGGTGCAGGTCATCGGTTTCACGTCGGTGCCTCGGGCGGGTGACACCTTCCTCGTGGTCGAGGAGGACCGCGTCGCCCGGCAGATCGCGGAGCGTCGACAGGCCCGCATCCGGAACGCGGAGAACGCGGCCCGGCGCAAGCGCGTCAGCCTGGAGGACCTGGACTCCGCGTTGAAGGAGACCAACACCCTCAACCTGATCATCAAGGGTGACAACTCGGGTACCGTCGAAGCGCTGGAGGCGTCCCTGCTCCAGATCGACGTCGGTGACGAGGTGGAACTCAACGTGGTCCACCGTGGTGTGGGTGGCGTGACCGAGAGCGACATCGACCTCGCCACGGCCTCCGACGCCATCGTGATCGGCTACAACGTGCGAGCGCAGGGCAAGGCCACCGAGCGGGCCACCCGCGAGGGCGTGGATGTCCGGTACTACACGGTCATCTACCAGGCGATCGAAGAGATCGAGAAGGCCCTCAAGGGCATGCTCAAGCCGATCTACGAGGAGGTGGAGCTCGGCAAGGCCGAGGTCCGCGATGTGTTCAAGTCCTCCAAGGTCGGCACCATCGCCGGTTGCCTCGTGACGACGGGCGAGATCCGCCGCAACGCGAAGGCGCGCCTCCTGCGCGACGACGTGGTGGTCGCCGAGAACCTGCCGGTGAACTCGCTGCGCCGGTTCAAGGACGACGTGGTGGAGGTCCGCGAGGGCTTCGAGTGCGGTCTCACGCTCGGCAAGTTCAGCGACATCAAGGTCGGTGACGTGGTCGAGACGTACGAGCTGCGCGAGAAGCCGCGCGACTGA
- a CDS encoding DUF503 domain-containing protein, translating into MYVGTLELDVLLGDVRSLKQKRSAVRPIVAELRRRYEVSVAEVGHLDLHRRSLVGVAVVAADGAHVRDVLDSCERLVAGRPEIELLSAHRRLLGPDDEA; encoded by the coding sequence ATGTACGTCGGCACACTGGAACTGGACGTTCTGCTCGGGGACGTGCGGTCGCTGAAGCAGAAGCGGTCCGCGGTGCGGCCGATCGTCGCCGAGCTCCGGCGCCGCTACGAGGTCTCGGTGGCCGAGGTGGGGCATCTCGACCTGCACCGGCGCTCGCTGGTGGGGGTGGCCGTCGTGGCGGCGGACGGTGCTCATGTGCGTGACGTACTGGACTCCTGTGAGCGGCTCGTGGCCGGCCGCCCGGAGATCGAGCTGCTGTCGGCGCACCGGCGGTTGCTGGGTCCCGACGACGAAGCGTGA
- the rbfA gene encoding 30S ribosome-binding factor RbfA: protein MADQARARRLAKRIAQIVASALEHDIKDPRLGNVTITDARVTGDLRDATVYYTVLGDSLDAKPDFAGAAAALESARGVLRTKVGQGTGVRYTPTLTFVADQLPQDARHIDDLLAKAREADAEVARLATGAQPAGEADPYRRKDDDED, encoded by the coding sequence ATGGCCGATCAGGCCCGCGCACGACGGTTGGCGAAGCGGATCGCTCAGATCGTGGCGTCCGCGTTGGAACACGACATCAAGGATCCGCGACTCGGCAACGTGACCATCACCGACGCCCGGGTCACCGGTGACCTCCGCGACGCGACCGTGTACTACACGGTGCTCGGTGACAGCCTCGACGCGAAGCCGGACTTCGCGGGTGCGGCGGCCGCGCTGGAGTCGGCGCGCGGCGTGCTGCGCACCAAGGTCGGCCAGGGCACGGGTGTGCGGTACACGCCGACGTTGACGTTCGTGGCGGACCAGCTGCCGCAGGACGCGCGACACATCGACGACCTGTTGGCGAAGGCTCGGGAGGCCGATGCCGAGGTGGCTCGCCTCGCCACGGGGGCACAGCCTGCCGGCGAGGCCGATCCCTACCGTCGCAAGGACGACGACGAGGACTGA
- a CDS encoding methyltransferase domain-containing protein, with protein MITTTLDSAALRSRLVDRLVVDGFLHERRWRHAFRAVPREALVDAFTVRDPRTGTLTHYDVDVDPTPALAALYSNVPLLTQRVAGAKATPNSATPARLALMLERLDAHPGHRVLEIGTGTGYLTALLCHELGHRAVTGVDRDPQLVEQARARLAELGYRPRLVAGNAAHGAPSTALYDRVVATDGLPWVPPAWLPQVRPGGVILIDVGFLIVRLSVSDDRTAIGRFTDYAASMHPRVDAGHTGLSVRDILAAANRRGRTDRGPRPSYLDERPLQCLHAIVFPHVHKAIVYGDDDSVSYALTDSVSGAWARAWPDGDGYATVVHGGPRNLWSDLTGLARWWNDRGRPEPTRFGLTVAADGAHVLWIDRPDRVVTRLPVE; from the coding sequence GTGATCACCACAACCCTCGACAGCGCCGCGCTCCGCTCCCGGCTCGTCGACCGTCTCGTGGTCGACGGCTTCCTGCACGAGCGACGCTGGCGGCACGCGTTCCGCGCCGTTCCGCGCGAAGCGTTGGTCGACGCGTTCACGGTCCGCGACCCACGGACCGGCACTCTCACGCACTACGACGTCGACGTCGACCCGACTCCCGCGCTCGCCGCCCTCTACAGCAACGTCCCGTTGCTCACCCAGCGGGTCGCGGGGGCGAAGGCCACCCCGAACTCGGCCACGCCCGCGCGGTTGGCCCTGATGCTCGAACGCCTCGACGCCCACCCCGGCCACCGGGTGTTGGAGATCGGCACCGGCACCGGCTACCTCACCGCCCTGCTGTGCCACGAACTCGGACATCGCGCCGTCACCGGTGTCGACCGGGATCCGCAGCTGGTGGAACAGGCGCGAGCCCGGCTCGCCGAACTGGGCTACCGGCCCCGCTTGGTGGCCGGGAACGCCGCGCACGGCGCCCCGTCGACCGCCCTCTACGACCGCGTCGTCGCCACCGACGGCCTGCCGTGGGTGCCTCCCGCGTGGCTGCCGCAGGTCCGGCCCGGAGGGGTCATCCTGATCGACGTGGGCTTTCTGATCGTCCGACTGAGCGTCAGCGACGACCGCACGGCGATCGGGCGGTTCACCGACTACGCCGCGTCCATGCACCCGCGCGTCGACGCGGGCCACACCGGACTCTCCGTGCGCGACATTCTCGCGGCAGCCAACCGCCGAGGCCGGACCGACCGCGGCCCGCGGCCGTCCTACCTGGATGAACGCCCGCTGCAGTGCCTGCACGCCATCGTGTTCCCGCACGTGCACAAGGCCATCGTGTACGGCGACGACGACAGCGTTTCCTACGCCTTGACCGACTCGGTGTCGGGAGCGTGGGCGCGAGCCTGGCCGGACGGCGACGGGTACGCCACGGTCGTGCACGGAGGCCCGCGGAACCTGTGGTCGGACCTCACCGGGCTCGCCAGATGGTGGAACGACCGCGGACGCCCGGAACCGACCCGGTTCGGACTCACCGTCGCCGCCGACGGGGCGCACGTGCTGTGGATCGACCGGCCGGACAGGGTGGTGACGCGGCTACCCGTCGAATGA
- a CDS encoding TRM11 family SAM-dependent methyltransferase has protein sequence MPEYAILILPSANRVYTSSAPALVSAELSAFASVLSAEVRDTGTRAFGGVDYVTLTTDEPLSDDDIALVSNVSSTYALFEITGELLRPLHLTPAARFDSDLLTIQKYPGKTNEQFTQLVFNLTLLASRWADEGYHTPLHVLDPLCGRGTTLNQAMMYGHDATGVEVSAKDFEAYERFIKTWLRSKRLKHTAQSGVLRRHKTRLGQRLEIEYAADKDDYRAGRTRSLVYYNTDTLRTDELVREGSVHLVVTDAPYGVQHGSRAEDDSLARSPRDLLAAAIPGWTRVLRTGGAMGISFNTHVLNRAELIATCERAGLTVVTGPGYDDLAHRVDQSIERDVVVARK, from the coding sequence ATGCCCGAGTACGCGATCCTCATCCTTCCCTCCGCCAACCGCGTCTACACCAGCTCCGCGCCGGCGCTCGTGTCGGCCGAGCTGTCGGCGTTCGCCTCCGTGCTCTCGGCCGAGGTGCGCGACACCGGCACCCGCGCGTTCGGCGGTGTCGACTACGTCACGCTGACCACCGACGAGCCGCTGTCCGACGACGACATCGCGCTGGTGTCGAACGTCTCGTCCACGTACGCACTGTTCGAGATCACCGGCGAGCTGCTGCGTCCCCTCCACCTCACCCCCGCGGCGCGGTTCGACTCCGACCTGCTCACGATCCAGAAGTACCCGGGCAAGACCAACGAGCAGTTCACCCAGCTCGTCTTCAACCTCACCCTGCTCGCGTCCCGCTGGGCCGACGAGGGCTACCACACCCCGCTGCACGTCCTCGACCCGCTGTGCGGCCGCGGCACCACGCTGAACCAGGCCATGATGTACGGCCACGACGCCACGGGCGTCGAGGTGTCGGCGAAGGACTTCGAGGCCTACGAGCGGTTCATCAAGACCTGGCTGCGCAGCAAGCGGCTCAAGCACACGGCGCAGTCCGGAGTGCTGCGGCGGCACAAGACGCGGCTGGGCCAGCGGTTGGAGATCGAGTACGCGGCCGACAAGGACGACTACCGCGCCGGCCGGACGCGCAGCCTCGTCTACTACAACACCGACACCCTGCGCACCGACGAACTCGTCCGCGAGGGGTCGGTGCACCTCGTCGTCACCGACGCACCGTACGGCGTGCAGCACGGCAGTCGCGCCGAGGACGACTCGCTGGCGCGCAGCCCGCGCGACCTGCTCGCCGCGGCGATCCCCGGCTGGACCCGGGTGCTGCGAACCGGCGGGGCCATGGGCATCTCGTTCAACACGCACGTGCTGAACCGGGCGGAGCTCATCGCCACCTGCGAGCGCGCCGGACTGACCGTGGTGACCGGGCCCGGTTACGACGATCTGGCCCACCGCGTCGATCAGTCCATCGAACGGGACGTCGTCGTGGCGCGGAAGTAG
- a CDS encoding MATE family efflux transporter: protein MTDTLSHRVPARDVWRLAVPALGVLAAEPLYVLVDTAVVGHLGALPLAGLALGGTLLSLVSTQLTFLSYGTTSRTARLHGAGRRADAVGEGVQATWLALAVGLVVLLVGQLLAEPVALAMSGDEEVAERTVSWLRIALCGAPMILVTMAGNGWMRGVQDAVRPLRYVLAGNALSAVLCPVLVYPVGWGLEGSAVANVVAQAVSATLFLRALVREGSLVRPNLGVMRAQLRLGRDLVLRSLAFQACFVSATAVAARTSTEAVGAHQVVWQLWTFLSLVLDSVAIAAQSLVGAALGARESRRARAIASQIVRYGLIFGCALGVVFAALYPVLPHAFTTDAGVLGTIPHAWWFFVALQPVAGVVFALDGVLLGAGDAAFLRNATLSSAVLGYLPLIWVSLAVGWGLVGIWTGLTLFMVLRLAFVLVRWRSGRWAVEGVAA from the coding sequence GTGACCGACACTCTCTCGCACCGCGTGCCCGCCAGGGACGTGTGGCGGCTCGCCGTTCCCGCGCTCGGAGTGCTCGCCGCGGAACCGCTGTACGTGCTGGTGGACACCGCGGTGGTCGGCCATCTCGGCGCGTTGCCGCTGGCGGGGCTCGCGCTCGGTGGCACGTTGCTGTCGCTGGTGTCCACCCAGCTCACCTTCCTGTCGTACGGCACGACGTCGAGGACGGCCCGCCTGCACGGCGCGGGCCGCCGCGCGGACGCCGTCGGCGAGGGAGTGCAGGCCACGTGGCTCGCGCTCGCGGTCGGTCTCGTGGTGCTGCTGGTCGGGCAGCTGCTCGCCGAACCGGTCGCCCTGGCGATGTCGGGGGACGAGGAGGTCGCCGAGCGGACGGTGTCGTGGTTGCGTATCGCCCTGTGCGGCGCGCCGATGATCCTCGTGACCATGGCAGGCAACGGCTGGATGCGCGGTGTGCAGGACGCCGTGCGGCCACTGCGCTACGTGCTGGCGGGCAACGCGCTGTCGGCTGTGTTGTGTCCCGTGCTGGTGTATCCGGTGGGCTGGGGCCTGGAGGGCTCGGCGGTCGCGAACGTCGTGGCCCAGGCGGTGTCGGCCACGCTGTTCCTGCGGGCGCTGGTCCGCGAGGGCAGTCTCGTGCGCCCGAACCTCGGGGTGATGCGCGCGCAGTTGCGGCTCGGTCGCGACCTGGTGTTGCGCAGCCTCGCGTTCCAGGCCTGTTTCGTGTCCGCCACGGCCGTGGCCGCCCGAACGTCGACCGAGGCCGTCGGAGCGCACCAGGTGGTGTGGCAGCTGTGGACGTTCCTGTCGCTGGTGCTCGACTCCGTGGCCATCGCGGCCCAGTCGCTCGTGGGGGCCGCGCTGGGGGCGCGCGAGTCGCGCCGGGCGCGCGCCATCGCGTCGCAGATCGTCCGCTACGGACTGATCTTCGGCTGTGCGCTGGGGGTGGTGTTCGCGGCGCTGTATCCGGTGTTGCCGCACGCGTTCACGACCGACGCCGGGGTGCTCGGCACGATCCCGCACGCGTGGTGGTTCTTCGTCGCCCTGCAGCCTGTCGCGGGGGTCGTGTTCGCCTTGGACGGTGTCCTGCTCGGTGCGGGCGACGCCGCGTTCCTGCGCAACGCCACCCTGAGCAGCGCGGTGCTCGGCTACCTGCCGCTCATCTGGGTGTCCCTCGCGGTCGGATGGGGCCTCGTCGGCATTTGGACCGGGCTCACGCTCTTCATGGTGCTGCGCCTGGCGTTCGTGCTGGTGCGGTGGCGTTCGGGACGCTGGGCGGTGGAAGGCGTCGCGGCGTGA